The Achromobacter pestifer genome includes a region encoding these proteins:
- a CDS encoding TonB-dependent siderophore receptor, with product MLALAMPQREAHAQEAPLSVNIPAQSLEGALTQLATQASLELAYAPDTVRGLKAPAVAGQLTPDQALRALLAGSGLVFERSGSNVSVSRGEDANSVMMNTITVVGKGNSITEDTGSYTTGAMSTATKLPLTIQETPQSVSVVTRQKLDDFAMQTIDDVANSTTGITVNHWSNDRSRYFSRGFTINTFLMDGLPLSYETDTSTYSTTAMYDHVEVVRGPTGLMTGMGDPSGTINFVRKQPTDAAQFIATARAGSWNNFSGEFDASGPLNDSGSVRGRFVTSQQSRDYFTDGYSSRKQLYYGVVDIDLTANTVLTLGGHSNREDNPGSEWMGVPTAVDGSPLDIRRSRRFSPSWSYWDKSEYSLFAELKHTFENGWIARAAARGVNGKSSLDGAYFVASDSGLSGNVYDVMGGRYDYDKKQRSFDLSAQGPIMLFGREHDIAVGASYRNDHWLDNGYSYLNEPGGYLMVSGVDPSTWDPDSIRRQDFVKDTMWRRDQRSELTSLYATGRFRLADPLSMILGARMDWFDFDNKQTQGSWSSQRKFGEDAHFTPYAALTYDLNDNHSVYASYSSIFKPQYYLDTSGTVLKPVEGTNYEIGLKGSYLDERVNAAIALFSTTQTNLPQAVTDIPSCFVATNCYRAVGEVKSEGVEIDINGELLPRLNVGIGYSYTRAKVSSGGVDSASGQPYASYIPQHQFKVSAMYHLPGEFEKWRVGAAVRAQSKITTQSLTRSAGYVITQSPYAVVDLVAGYRVNRQLDFQLNVNNLFDKRYFDSLEGNNGGNYYGTPRSFLLSTRYQF from the coding sequence ATGCTGGCGCTGGCCATGCCGCAGCGTGAGGCCCACGCGCAGGAAGCGCCGCTGTCCGTGAACATCCCCGCGCAATCCTTGGAAGGCGCTTTGACGCAACTGGCGACGCAGGCTTCGCTGGAACTGGCGTATGCGCCCGATACGGTGCGGGGACTCAAGGCGCCCGCCGTGGCGGGACAACTGACGCCGGACCAGGCCTTGCGGGCGCTGCTGGCAGGGTCCGGGTTGGTGTTTGAACGGTCGGGCAGCAATGTGTCGGTGTCGCGCGGCGAGGACGCCAACAGCGTGATGATGAACACCATCACCGTCGTGGGCAAAGGCAATTCGATCACCGAGGACACGGGTTCCTACACCACCGGCGCCATGAGCACGGCGACCAAGCTGCCGCTGACCATCCAGGAAACGCCGCAATCCGTCAGCGTGGTCACCCGGCAGAAACTGGACGACTTCGCCATGCAGACGATCGACGACGTCGCCAACAGCACCACCGGCATCACGGTCAACCACTGGAGCAATGACCGGTCGCGCTATTTTTCGCGCGGCTTCACCATCAACACTTTCCTGATGGACGGCCTGCCCCTGTCGTACGAGACGGACACGTCCACCTACAGCACCACGGCCATGTACGACCACGTGGAAGTCGTGCGCGGCCCCACTGGCCTGATGACCGGCATGGGCGACCCTTCCGGCACCATCAACTTCGTGCGCAAGCAGCCGACCGACGCCGCGCAATTCATTGCCACCGCGCGCGCGGGCTCGTGGAACAACTTCTCGGGCGAATTCGACGCCAGCGGACCGCTGAACGACAGCGGTTCGGTGCGCGGACGCTTCGTGACGTCGCAGCAATCCCGGGACTACTTCACCGACGGCTACAGCAGCCGCAAGCAGCTGTACTACGGCGTGGTGGACATCGACCTGACCGCGAACACCGTACTGACGCTGGGTGGGCATTCCAACCGCGAAGACAACCCCGGCTCCGAATGGATGGGCGTGCCCACCGCGGTGGATGGGTCGCCGCTGGATATCCGGCGGTCGCGCCGCTTTTCGCCGTCATGGAGCTATTGGGACAAGAGCGAATACAGCCTGTTCGCCGAACTGAAGCACACCTTCGAAAACGGGTGGATCGCGCGCGCGGCGGCCCGGGGCGTCAATGGCAAATCGTCGCTGGACGGCGCGTACTTCGTCGCCAGCGACAGCGGCCTGAGCGGCAACGTGTACGACGTGATGGGAGGCCGCTATGACTACGACAAGAAGCAGCGCAGCTTCGACCTGTCCGCGCAAGGCCCGATCATGCTGTTCGGCCGCGAGCATGACATCGCGGTGGGCGCGAGCTACCGCAACGATCATTGGCTCGACAACGGCTACAGCTACCTGAACGAGCCAGGCGGCTACCTGATGGTCTCGGGCGTCGACCCCTCCACCTGGGATCCGGATTCCATTCGCCGCCAGGACTTCGTCAAAGATACGATGTGGCGGCGTGACCAGCGCTCCGAGCTGACCTCGCTCTATGCCACGGGCCGCTTCCGCCTGGCCGATCCATTGAGCATGATCCTGGGCGCCCGCATGGATTGGTTCGACTTCGACAACAAGCAGACCCAAGGCAGCTGGAGCAGCCAGCGCAAGTTCGGCGAAGATGCCCACTTCACGCCCTATGCCGCGCTGACCTATGACCTGAACGACAACCATTCGGTCTACGCCAGCTATTCCAGCATCTTCAAGCCGCAGTACTACCTGGACACGTCCGGTACCGTGCTCAAGCCGGTGGAAGGCACCAATTACGAAATCGGCCTGAAGGGCAGCTACCTGGATGAACGCGTCAACGCCGCCATTGCGCTGTTCTCGACCACGCAGACGAACCTGCCGCAAGCCGTCACGGACATCCCATCGTGCTTTGTGGCCACCAATTGCTACCGCGCCGTTGGAGAGGTAAAGAGCGAAGGGGTGGAGATCGACATCAACGGCGAATTGCTGCCGCGCTTGAATGTGGGGATCGGCTATTCGTATACCCGGGCCAAGGTCTCAAGCGGCGGCGTGGACAGCGCGTCCGGCCAGCCATACGCCAGCTATATCCCGCAGCACCAGTTCAAAGTGTCGGCGATGTATCACTTGCCGGGGGAGTTTGAAAAGTGGCGGGTCGGCGCAGCGGTGCGCGCGCAAAGCAAGATCACGACGCAGTCGCTGACCCGCAGCGCCGGGTACGTGATCACGCAATCGCCTTATGCGGTGGTCGACCTGGTGGCGGGCTATCGGGTGAACCGCCAGCTGGACTTCCAGCTGAACGTGAACAACCTGTTCGACAAGCGCTATTTCGATTCGCTGGAGGGCAACAATGGCGGCAATTACTACGGCACGCCGCGCAGTTTCCTGCTGAGCACGCGCTATCAGTTCTAG
- the tenA gene encoding thiaminase II: protein MSFSSDAWTRNAALYEKTRDMPFNQELASGQLDENAFKHYMIQDAHYLVAFGRALAIASAKADDADGVVQFADAAKGAVVAERTLHAGFLKQFGIDSATFEATPLTPACHHYTSFLIATAWSAPYPVALAALLPCFWIYAEIGREIHARAAQPNPYAAWIEAYACEDFHALVRRVITTVDRVAEKASAETLEQMHAAYTRAAQLEWMFWDSAYRQDGWPV, encoded by the coding sequence ATGTCTTTCAGCTCCGACGCCTGGACGCGCAACGCCGCGCTGTACGAAAAAACACGCGACATGCCGTTCAATCAGGAACTGGCCAGCGGCCAGCTCGACGAGAACGCATTCAAGCATTACATGATCCAGGACGCGCACTACCTGGTGGCCTTCGGACGCGCGCTGGCCATCGCTTCGGCCAAGGCCGACGACGCCGACGGCGTGGTGCAGTTCGCGGACGCGGCCAAGGGCGCCGTCGTCGCTGAACGCACGCTGCACGCCGGCTTCCTGAAGCAGTTCGGCATTGATAGCGCCACCTTCGAAGCCACGCCGCTCACACCGGCCTGCCACCACTACACCAGCTTCCTGATCGCCACCGCCTGGAGCGCCCCATACCCGGTGGCGCTGGCGGCCCTGCTGCCGTGCTTCTGGATCTATGCCGAAATCGGCCGCGAGATCCATGCGCGGGCGGCGCAACCCAATCCCTACGCGGCCTGGATCGAGGCCTATGCCTGCGAGGATTTCCACGCCCTGGTGCGCCGGGTCATCACCACGGTCGACCGCGTTGCCGAAAAGGCGTCCGCCGAAACACTGGAACAGATGCACGCTGCCTACACCCGCGCCGCGCAGCTGGAATGGATGTTCTGGGATTCGGCATACCGGCAGGACGGCTGGCCAGTCTGA
- a CDS encoding 3-hydroxybutyrate dehydrogenase — translation MHNLNGKVAVVTGAASGIGKEIALTLARAGAAVAIADLNQAGADAVARDIEQAGGKAMGVAMDVTSEEAVNQGIDRVAAAYGSIDILISNAGIQIVNPIENFAFSDWKKMQAIHVDGAFLTTKAALKHMYKGDRGGVVIYMGSVHSHEASPLKSAYVAAKHALLGLARVLAKEGAAHNVRSHVICPGFVRTPLVEKQIPEQAKELGISEEDVVKKVMLGDTVDGVFTTVEDVAQTALFLAAFPSAAFTGQSFVVSHGWYMQ, via the coding sequence ATGCATAACCTGAATGGAAAAGTCGCCGTCGTCACCGGCGCTGCCAGCGGCATCGGCAAGGAAATCGCCCTCACCCTCGCACGCGCCGGCGCGGCCGTCGCCATCGCGGACCTGAACCAGGCGGGCGCCGACGCCGTCGCCCGCGACATCGAGCAGGCCGGCGGCAAGGCCATGGGCGTCGCGATGGACGTCACCAGCGAAGAGGCCGTAAACCAGGGCATCGACCGCGTTGCCGCCGCCTACGGCAGCATCGACATCCTGATATCGAACGCGGGCATCCAGATCGTGAACCCGATCGAGAACTTCGCATTCTCGGACTGGAAGAAGATGCAGGCGATCCATGTGGACGGCGCATTCCTCACGACCAAGGCGGCGCTCAAGCACATGTACAAGGGCGACCGCGGTGGCGTGGTCATCTACATGGGCTCGGTCCATTCGCACGAGGCCTCGCCGCTGAAGTCCGCCTACGTGGCCGCCAAGCACGCCCTGCTGGGCCTGGCGCGCGTGCTGGCCAAGGAAGGCGCGGCGCACAACGTGCGCTCGCACGTCATCTGCCCGGGCTTCGTGCGCACGCCGCTGGTGGAAAAGCAAATCCCCGAACAGGCGAAGGAACTGGGGATCAGTGAAGAAGACGTGGTGAAGAAGGTCATGCTGGGCGACACGGTCGACGGCGTGTTCACCACGGTCGAGGACGTGGCGCAGACCGCCCTGTTCCTGGCCGCCTTCCCCAGCGCCGCCTTCACCGGCCAGTCCTTCGTGGTCAGCCACGGCTGGTACATGCAGTAG
- a CDS encoding DUF488 domain-containing protein, with protein sequence MKPSAIAVQRVYEGLGPEGSYRALVDRMWPRGLRKADLHLDEWARDIAPTLELCKWFSHIEDRWEEFRQRYQAELAEPEQQARMAALLEAAGERPLTLLYGARNTEHNQAVVLRDVLQDYVRHHRRRKQA encoded by the coding sequence ATGAAACCGTCCGCCATCGCCGTGCAACGCGTCTACGAGGGCTTGGGCCCGGAAGGCAGCTACCGGGCGCTGGTGGACCGCATGTGGCCGCGCGGACTGCGCAAGGCGGACCTGCACCTGGACGAATGGGCGCGCGACATCGCGCCCACCCTGGAACTGTGCAAATGGTTCAGCCACATCGAGGATCGCTGGGAAGAATTCCGCCAGCGCTACCAGGCCGAACTCGCTGAACCCGAACAGCAGGCCCGCATGGCCGCCTTGCTGGAAGCCGCTGGCGAGCGCCCACTGACGCTGCTGTACGGCGCCCGCAACACCGAACACAACCAGGCCGTCGTGCTGCGCGACGTCCTGCAGGACTATGTCCGGCATCACCGCAGGCGCAAGCAGGCCTGA
- the nhaA gene encoding Na+/H+ antiporter NhaA yields MSFQAVPPQKPVSFLQSFLRSEALGGYVLMLAALVALVVANSPAAPAYFSLLETKLGFQAGPVLLKETVLHWINDGLMAVFFLLVGLEIKREVLDGQLRGAARIVLPGIAALGGMALPALIYVLINYGSPGTLRGWAIPAATDIAFALGILALLGSRVPTSLKIFLTALAILDDLGAIVIIALFYTAELNVFALSMAGALLACLFCLNRAGVLRLTPYLLIGAVLWYFVLKSGVHATLAGVALALTIPLRPQNQGHPGAHSPLHALEHALHKPVALLIVPIFGFANAGVSFAGMGLGSLAQPVPMGVALGLFLGKQLGVFGFSWLAIKSGIATLPRHASYMQLYGVSLLCGIGFTMSLFIGALAFTDPAAIDATKIGVLTGSLVSAVVGFLVLRACGKRAGAAENP; encoded by the coding sequence ATGAGTTTCCAGGCCGTCCCTCCCCAAAAGCCGGTCTCGTTCCTGCAATCGTTCCTCCGCTCCGAAGCGCTGGGCGGCTATGTCCTGATGCTGGCCGCGCTGGTCGCGCTGGTGGTGGCCAACAGCCCGGCCGCGCCCGCCTATTTCAGCCTGCTGGAAACCAAGCTCGGCTTCCAGGCGGGTCCGGTCCTGCTCAAGGAAACCGTGCTGCACTGGATCAACGACGGCCTGATGGCGGTGTTCTTCCTGCTGGTCGGGCTCGAGATCAAGCGTGAAGTCCTGGACGGCCAGTTGCGCGGCGCCGCCCGCATCGTGCTGCCCGGCATCGCCGCCCTGGGCGGCATGGCGCTGCCGGCGCTGATCTACGTGCTGATCAACTATGGCAGCCCCGGCACCTTGCGCGGCTGGGCCATTCCGGCCGCGACCGACATCGCCTTCGCGCTGGGCATCCTGGCGCTATTGGGCAGCCGCGTGCCGACCTCGCTGAAGATCTTCCTGACGGCGCTGGCCATCCTGGACGACCTGGGCGCCATCGTCATCATCGCCTTGTTCTATACCGCCGAACTCAATGTGTTCGCGTTGAGCATGGCGGGCGCCCTGCTCGCCTGCCTGTTCTGCCTGAACCGCGCCGGCGTGCTGCGCCTGACGCCCTACCTGCTGATCGGCGCCGTGCTGTGGTACTTCGTCCTGAAGTCCGGTGTGCATGCCACGCTGGCCGGCGTGGCGCTGGCGCTGACCATTCCGCTGCGCCCGCAGAACCAGGGCCATCCGGGCGCGCATTCGCCCCTGCATGCGCTGGAACATGCGCTGCACAAGCCGGTCGCCCTGCTGATCGTGCCCATTTTCGGCTTCGCCAACGCTGGCGTGTCGTTCGCCGGCATGGGCCTGGGCAGCCTGGCGCAGCCCGTGCCCATGGGGGTGGCGCTGGGCCTGTTCCTGGGCAAGCAGCTGGGCGTATTCGGCTTTTCCTGGCTGGCCATCAAGAGCGGCATCGCCACGCTGCCGCGCCATGCCAGCTACATGCAGCTGTATGGCGTGTCGCTGCTGTGCGGCATCGGCTTCACCATGAGCCTGTTCATCGGCGCCCTGGCGTTCACCGATCCGGCCGCCATCGACGCCACCAAGATCGGGGTGCTGACGGGTTCGCTGGTGTCCGCCGTGGTCGGCTTCCTGGTGCTGCGCGCCTGCGGCAAGCGCGCCGGCGCCGCGGAAAATCCTTGA
- a CDS encoding hydrogenase, translated as MPLRPLTVLTYTPATPGAASRLVDVGDALMAPATQSPHGVYQTRQLIPSTRLLGWARAGARFDLSRTGSARVWSDGRLHAAECPRDCASVGAAALEQEDIAYLEAYLLSQGRCWSDADATQGGQT; from the coding sequence ATGCCATTACGCCCTCTTACGGTATTGACCTACACGCCCGCCACGCCCGGCGCCGCGAGCCGCCTGGTGGATGTCGGCGATGCGCTCATGGCGCCTGCGACCCAGAGCCCTCACGGCGTCTATCAGACCCGGCAACTGATCCCCAGCACACGCCTGCTGGGCTGGGCGCGGGCCGGGGCGCGCTTCGATCTATCCCGCACCGGTTCCGCGCGCGTCTGGTCCGATGGCCGGCTGCACGCTGCCGAATGCCCGCGCGACTGCGCCAGCGTGGGCGCGGCGGCGCTGGAGCAGGAAGACATCGCCTACCTGGAAGCCTACCTGCTGTCGCAGGGCCGTTGCTGGAGCGACGCGGACGCCACCCAAGGCGGCCAAACCTGA
- a CDS encoding glycosyltransferase, with translation MPNPIESHQGRPGPDARLRILHTEAATSFGGQEFCIYKEMIAMRERGHHLEAVCQPEAELGTRLREAGFTVHLIPMDGPLNFTRGVAFVRRLLRRGRFDVVNTHSRRDTVLGAIAARLAGTPLIVRTRHLAKPINSLYAYTWLAHRVIAVSRYVRGQLLDGGARPEAIATIHSPVVLPQVHSGVCVRRELGLPEDALVVGCVAVMRADKGHCDLIDAFHRIAATFAQAHLVLVGEGQPMAGQLQAQVEALGLARRVHFTGRRDDIGNVLTAFDVFALPTLREALGTVFIEAAAMGVPVIGTDVGGVPETMQAGVTGLLVPPGDPAALAAALESLLADPGLRRRMGDAGRELIRGQGLFSAERTAGLVEQAYAGWLAELRGAARAA, from the coding sequence ATGCCGAATCCCATTGAATCCCACCAGGGCCGGCCCGGCCCCGACGCGCGCCTGCGCATCCTGCACACCGAAGCGGCCACCTCGTTCGGCGGCCAGGAGTTCTGCATCTATAAGGAAATGATAGCCATGCGCGAGCGCGGCCATCATCTGGAAGCGGTCTGCCAGCCGGAGGCGGAACTGGGCACGCGCTTGCGCGAGGCCGGTTTCACGGTGCACCTCATTCCCATGGATGGCCCGCTCAACTTCACGCGCGGCGTCGCGTTCGTGCGCCGGCTGTTGCGCCGCGGGCGCTTCGACGTGGTCAATACGCACAGCCGCCGCGACACGGTCCTGGGCGCCATCGCGGCACGCCTGGCCGGCACGCCTCTCATCGTGCGCACGCGGCATCTGGCCAAGCCCATCAATTCCCTCTACGCCTATACCTGGCTGGCGCATCGCGTCATCGCCGTCAGCCGCTACGTGCGCGGCCAGCTGCTGGACGGCGGCGCGCGGCCGGAGGCCATCGCCACCATCCATTCGCCCGTGGTGCTGCCCCAGGTGCATAGCGGCGTCTGCGTCAGGCGTGAACTCGGCCTGCCGGAGGATGCGCTGGTGGTCGGCTGCGTGGCCGTCATGCGGGCGGACAAAGGGCATTGCGACCTGATCGACGCTTTTCACCGTATCGCCGCCACGTTTGCGCAGGCGCATCTGGTGCTGGTGGGCGAGGGCCAGCCCATGGCGGGGCAGCTGCAGGCGCAGGTGGAGGCATTGGGCCTGGCTCGGCGCGTGCATTTCACCGGCCGACGCGACGACATCGGCAATGTCCTGACCGCCTTCGACGTGTTTGCGCTGCCGACGCTGCGCGAGGCTCTGGGCACCGTCTTCATCGAGGCCGCGGCCATGGGGGTGCCGGTCATTGGCACCGACGTGGGCGGCGTGCCAGAAACCATGCAGGCGGGCGTGACCGGCCTGTTGGTGCCGCCCGGCGATCCTGCGGCGCTGGCGGCGGCGCTGGAAAGCCTGCTGGCCGACCCGGGGTTGCGCCGCCGCATGGGCGATGCGGGCCGCGAGCTGATCCGGGGGCAAGGCCTGTTTTCCGCCGAACGCACAGCCGGTCTGGTTGAACAGGCCTATGCCGGCTGGCTGGCGGAACTGCGGGGGGCTGCGCGCGCCGCCTGA
- a CDS encoding HIT family protein: MSARDPNCPLCQEDGGTLLWRGPHLRIIEVDDADYPGFTRVVWNGHLAEMTSLSTHGRDLLMRAVYVVEEAQQSVLAPDKINLASLGNMVPHLHWHVIPRWRGDRHFPDPIWAAPRIAAGAESAEWQERQARVQALLPRYRDRLVEAMNALLWH, from the coding sequence GTGAGCGCGCGCGACCCCAACTGTCCGCTTTGCCAGGAAGACGGAGGCACGCTGCTGTGGCGCGGCCCGCACCTGCGCATCATCGAGGTGGACGACGCCGATTATCCGGGCTTCACGCGGGTGGTCTGGAACGGTCACCTGGCCGAGATGACCAGCTTGTCCACCCATGGCCGCGATCTGCTGATGCGGGCCGTGTATGTGGTGGAGGAAGCGCAGCAATCGGTCCTCGCGCCGGACAAGATCAACCTGGCTTCGCTAGGCAACATGGTGCCCCATCTGCACTGGCACGTGATCCCGCGCTGGCGCGGCGACCGCCACTTTCCCGATCCGATCTGGGCGGCGCCGCGCATCGCCGCCGGCGCGGAATCCGCCGAATGGCAGGAACGCCAGGCGCGCGTGCAGGCACTGCTGCCGCGCTACCGCGACCGGCTGGTCGAGGCCATGAACGCCCTGCTCTGGCACTGA
- a CDS encoding GNAT family N-acetyltransferase — protein sequence MSTAEIRPIVAADFEAWLPLWKGYQDFYRVSIDDAVTRNTWARFLDPAEPMHAALAYDSGRAVGMVHWIFHRSTWTAGDYCYLQDLYVDPDVRGTGAGRKLIEHVYAQAAAANCSRVYWLTHETNATAIQLYDRIADRSGFIQYRKVMP from the coding sequence ATGAGTACCGCAGAAATCCGCCCCATCGTCGCCGCCGACTTCGAAGCTTGGCTGCCGCTGTGGAAGGGCTACCAGGACTTCTACCGCGTCAGCATCGACGACGCCGTCACGCGCAACACTTGGGCGCGCTTCCTGGACCCCGCCGAACCCATGCACGCCGCGCTGGCCTACGACAGCGGCCGAGCGGTCGGCATGGTGCACTGGATCTTCCACCGCTCCACCTGGACCGCGGGCGACTACTGCTACCTGCAGGACCTGTACGTGGACCCAGACGTGCGCGGCACCGGCGCCGGCCGCAAGCTGATCGAACACGTGTACGCGCAGGCCGCCGCCGCCAACTGCTCGCGCGTGTACTGGCTGACGCATGAAACCAACGCCACCGCCATCCAGCTCTACGACCGCATCGCCGACCGCTCGGGCTTCATCCAGTACCGCAAGGTGATGCCGTGA
- the pap gene encoding polyphosphate:AMP phosphotransferase — protein MFAEAEADPSLSKEEFKPLEAKLRVALLNAQYQRLQKADKTLLVVIAGIDGAGKGATVNLLNEWMDPRHIKTLAYGPREGAALERPPFWRYWNDLPPKGSTGIVFGSWYAPLLLEATRKKPDQNSIEAQAAAIRHFEAMLAAEGVQIVKLWFHLSAKAQKERAERLLASPETSWQVSPIDLKVHKKYDRIRNAGQVVLNRTDSGHAPWVVIPSADEGMRAARTAEAVLAAMRQRGVPRIPAAFVAHARSTRVVDRLGELDYDAKTDKDDYESELGLLQGRLARAARSKKFQERSLVLVFEGQDAAGKGGAIRRVTHALDARQFDITPVAAPNSEELARPYLWRFWRHVPRHDRIAIFDRSWYGRVLVERVEKLTAPACWRRAYAEINDFEGQLAASGALVLKFWLAVTPEVQLERFKERESSPFKNFKITADDWRNRDKWKDYADAANEMLARTDVAHAPWHLVSANDKRYARLQVLRHIVEAMEDQL, from the coding sequence ATGTTTGCAGAAGCCGAAGCCGACCCCAGCCTGTCCAAGGAAGAATTCAAGCCGCTGGAAGCGAAGCTGCGCGTCGCCTTGCTGAACGCGCAGTACCAGCGCCTGCAGAAGGCCGACAAGACGCTGCTGGTGGTCATCGCCGGCATAGACGGCGCCGGCAAGGGCGCCACCGTCAACCTGCTGAACGAATGGATGGATCCGCGCCACATCAAGACGCTGGCCTACGGGCCGCGCGAAGGCGCCGCGCTGGAGCGTCCGCCGTTCTGGCGCTACTGGAACGACCTGCCGCCCAAGGGCAGCACCGGCATCGTGTTCGGCTCCTGGTACGCGCCGCTGCTGCTCGAGGCGACGCGCAAGAAGCCTGACCAGAACAGCATCGAGGCGCAGGCCGCCGCGATCCGCCACTTCGAGGCCATGCTGGCCGCCGAAGGCGTGCAGATCGTCAAGCTCTGGTTCCATTTGTCGGCCAAGGCGCAGAAAGAGCGGGCCGAGCGCCTGCTGGCCAGCCCCGAGACCTCCTGGCAGGTCAGTCCCATCGACCTGAAGGTCCACAAGAAGTACGACCGCATCCGCAACGCCGGCCAGGTGGTGCTGAACCGCACGGACAGCGGCCACGCCCCCTGGGTCGTGATCCCCAGCGCGGACGAGGGCATGCGCGCGGCGCGCACGGCCGAAGCGGTGCTGGCCGCCATGCGCCAGCGCGGCGTGCCGCGCATCCCGGCCGCCTTCGTGGCGCACGCCCGCTCCACGCGCGTCGTCGACCGCCTGGGCGAGCTGGACTACGACGCCAAGACCGACAAGGACGACTACGAATCCGAGCTGGGCCTGCTGCAAGGCCGGCTGGCGCGGGCGGCGCGTTCAAAGAAGTTCCAGGAGCGCTCGCTGGTGCTGGTGTTCGAAGGCCAGGACGCGGCCGGCAAGGGCGGCGCGATCCGGCGCGTGACGCATGCGCTGGATGCGCGCCAATTCGACATCACGCCCGTGGCCGCGCCCAACAGCGAGGAACTGGCCCGGCCCTATCTGTGGCGCTTCTGGCGCCACGTGCCGCGCCACGACCGCATCGCGATCTTCGACCGCTCCTGGTACGGCCGCGTGCTGGTCGAGCGCGTCGAAAAACTGACCGCGCCCGCCTGCTGGCGCCGCGCCTACGCCGAGATCAACGACTTCGAGGGGCAACTGGCCGCCAGCGGCGCGCTGGTGCTGAAATTCTGGCTGGCCGTGACGCCGGAGGTGCAGCTGGAGCGCTTCAAGGAGCGCGAGAGTTCGCCCTTCAAGAACTTCAAGATCACGGCCGACGACTGGCGCAACCGCGACAAATGGAAAGACTACGCGGATGCCGCCAACGAGATGCTGGCGCGCACCGACGTTGCGCATGCGCCGTGGCATCTGGTGTCGGCCAACGACAAGCGCTACGCTCGATTGCAAGTGCTGCGACACATCGTCGAAGCCATGGAAGACCAACTCTGA
- a CDS encoding MBL fold metallo-hydrolase, translating into MFPQIQAFFDSVTATVTYVVHEPAPGRACAIIDSVLDYDPKSGRSSTASADQVADYVRQHGLKTEWLLETHAHADHLSAAPYLQRQLGGVIAIGQSIQTVQGVFKKIFNLEPEFQLDGSQFGHLFADGETFRIGALTAQAIHVPGHTPADMAYLIGDAAFVGDTLFMPDVGTARCDFPGGDAHQLYRSIQRLLSLPADTRLHMCHDYPPAGRVASWQTTVAEQRRANIHVRDGIGEDDFVAMRTRRDATLSMPTLILPAIQVNIRAGHFPPPEDNGVRYLKIPVDAL; encoded by the coding sequence ATGTTTCCCCAGATCCAGGCTTTCTTCGATTCCGTCACCGCGACGGTCACCTATGTTGTGCATGAACCCGCGCCGGGCCGCGCCTGCGCCATCATCGACTCGGTACTGGACTACGACCCCAAGTCCGGCCGCAGCAGCACTGCAAGCGCCGATCAGGTGGCGGACTACGTGCGCCAGCACGGCCTGAAGACCGAATGGCTGCTGGAAACCCATGCCCATGCCGATCACCTGTCGGCGGCGCCCTACCTGCAGCGGCAGCTCGGCGGGGTCATCGCCATCGGCCAGAGCATCCAGACCGTGCAGGGCGTGTTCAAGAAGATCTTCAACCTGGAGCCGGAATTCCAGCTGGACGGCTCGCAGTTCGGCCATCTGTTCGCCGACGGCGAGACCTTTCGCATCGGCGCGCTGACGGCGCAGGCCATCCACGTGCCCGGCCACACGCCGGCCGACATGGCCTACCTGATCGGCGACGCGGCCTTCGTCGGCGACACGCTGTTCATGCCGGACGTGGGCACGGCGCGCTGCGACTTCCCCGGCGGCGATGCCCATCAGCTATACCGTTCCATCCAGCGTCTGTTGAGCCTGCCCGCCGACACGCGGCTGCACATGTGCCACGACTACCCGCCCGCCGGCCGCGTAGCGTCCTGGCAGACCACGGTGGCCGAACAGCGCCGCGCCAACATCCACGTGCGCGACGGGATCGGCGAGGACGACTTCGTGGCCATGCGCACGCGGCGCGACGCCACCCTCTCCATGCCCACCCTGATCCTGCCCGCCATCCAGGTGAACATCCGCGCCGGCCACTTCCCGCCGCCCGAGGACAACGGCGTACGCTACCTGAAGATCCCGGTCGACGCGCTCTGA
- a CDS encoding ArsR/SmtB family transcription factor, translating into MNDALTECEVAVLRESASQACALLKALANEDRLLLLCQLVQNERNVSELESLTGIHQPTLSQQLGVLRDEGLVATRREGKYVYYQMASFEVSQVMKTLSSLYCGRAMESLK; encoded by the coding sequence ATGAACGACGCCCTTACCGAGTGCGAAGTCGCCGTCTTGCGCGAATCCGCCTCCCAGGCCTGCGCCCTGCTCAAGGCCCTGGCCAACGAAGACCGCCTGCTGCTGCTGTGCCAACTGGTCCAGAACGAACGCAATGTGAGCGAACTCGAATCGCTGACCGGCATCCACCAGCCCACGCTGTCCCAGCAACTGGGCGTGCTGCGCGATGAAGGCCTGGTCGCAACGCGGCGCGAGGGCAAATACGTCTACTACCAGATGGCCAGTTTCGAAGTCAGCCAGGTCATGAAGACGTTATCCAGTTTGTACTGCGGCCGCGCGATGGAGTCACTCAAGTGA